One window of Corynebacterium doosanense CAU 212 = DSM 45436 genomic DNA carries:
- a CDS encoding vWA domain-containing protein encodes MIATSRRLLITAVLAVTALFAAACSGLPALTRDDEPLSIVAATELEGLAPALEEASDDLGFPITVEYPGGTLTNSRELADGVFDHQVDATWFATNRYVHLRGAGDKLADSHEIASSPVGFGVQSATARELGWDARQPTWAEIRDAATGEDFTFGMTDPTSSNSGFSALVSVATALADTGTALTTQDIERVAPDLRGFFAGQALTSGSSGWLAQAFEERPDSVDAIINYESVLTDLRHDGMDIQVVVPADGVISADYPLSTMAEPAHDGAGEQVAALAQWFAEHPEKLTEASLRPTTGGDLPAELADTSVIELPFPGSMAVTDELLAAYANELRRPGSTAFVLDTSGSMEGERLSSLQNIMHSLIDGTAATPLGEVGLRDNEQVSLIPFASAPRQPTEVTFDREDGAIRDTLNYQVSDFRADGSTAIYEALRVAYDDVDASGGSIPSIVLMTDGELTEGMTFEQFRNFHAGLSPQQQDVPVFVILYGEANAREMAALAELTGGKVFNALDGDLAEAFKEIRAYQ; translated from the coding sequence ATGATTGCCACCAGCCGTCGATTGCTCATCACCGCGGTACTCGCCGTCACGGCTCTCTTCGCGGCCGCCTGCTCGGGGCTGCCCGCCCTGACCCGGGACGACGAGCCCCTGTCCATCGTCGCCGCCACGGAACTCGAGGGCCTGGCACCCGCCCTCGAGGAGGCATCGGATGACCTGGGCTTTCCCATCACCGTGGAGTACCCCGGCGGCACCCTGACCAACTCCAGGGAGCTTGCCGACGGCGTCTTCGACCACCAGGTCGACGCCACCTGGTTCGCCACCAACCGCTACGTCCACCTGCGCGGGGCGGGGGACAAGCTCGCCGATTCCCACGAGATCGCCTCCAGCCCGGTCGGTTTCGGCGTGCAGTCCGCCACGGCTCGCGAGCTCGGCTGGGATGCACGACAGCCCACCTGGGCCGAGATCCGGGACGCGGCCACGGGGGAAGACTTCACCTTCGGCATGACCGACCCGACCTCGTCCAACTCCGGATTTTCCGCGCTGGTATCGGTGGCCACCGCGCTCGCTGACACGGGCACGGCCCTGACCACCCAGGACATCGAGCGCGTCGCTCCCGACCTGCGTGGGTTCTTCGCCGGGCAGGCCCTGACCTCGGGGTCCTCCGGTTGGCTCGCCCAGGCCTTCGAGGAGCGCCCGGATTCGGTTGACGCCATCATCAACTACGAGTCCGTGCTCACCGACCTGCGCCACGACGGCATGGACATCCAGGTGGTCGTCCCCGCCGACGGGGTCATTTCCGCCGACTATCCGCTCTCCACGATGGCAGAACCTGCCCACGACGGGGCGGGCGAGCAGGTCGCGGCACTCGCGCAGTGGTTCGCCGAGCACCCCGAGAAACTCACCGAGGCCAGCCTGCGCCCGACCACGGGCGGGGATCTGCCCGCGGAGCTCGCGGACACCTCGGTGATCGAGCTGCCGTTCCCCGGATCGATGGCGGTCACCGACGAGCTGCTCGCCGCCTACGCCAACGAGCTCCGCCGGCCCGGATCCACCGCCTTTGTCCTGGACACCTCCGGCTCAATGGAGGGCGAGCGGCTGTCCTCGCTCCAGAACATCATGCACTCGCTGATCGACGGCACGGCCGCCACCCCGCTGGGCGAGGTCGGGCTGCGTGACAACGAGCAGGTGAGCCTCATCCCCTTCGCCTCCGCTCCCCGCCAGCCGACCGAGGTGACCTTCGACCGCGAGGACGGGGCGATCAGGGACACCCTCAACTACCAGGTCAGCGACTTCCGTGCAGACGGGTCGACCGCCATCTACGAGGCACTTCGTGTCGCCTACGACGACGTGGACGCCTCCGGCGGGTCCATTCCGTCGATAGTTCTCATGACCGACGGAGAACTCACGGAAGGCATGACCTTCGAGCAGTTCCGGAACTTCCACGCCGGACTCTCGCCGCAGCAGCAGGACGTGCCCGTGTTTGTCATCCTCTACGGCGAGGCCAATGCCCGGGAAATGGCGGCCCTGGCCGAGCTGACCGGTGGCAAGGTCTTCAACGCCCTCGACGGCGACCTCGCCGAAGCATTCAAGGAGATCCGTGCCTACCAGTGA